The Kluyvera intermedia genome window below encodes:
- the ydiK gene encoding AI-2E family transporter YdiK, whose amino-acid sequence MNTVLKPRDIPQILLSVLFIALMIIACLWIVQPFILGFAWASTIVIATWPVLIWLQRILFGRRSLAVLVMTLLLFLLFVIPIALLVNSLVDGSTPLVHAITSGTLTLPDFAWLNSIPFAGAKLYSGWHSLLDMGGSALMAKVRPYLGTTTTWFVGQAAHVGRFLLHSGLMLLFSALLYWQGEKVAFGMRYFATRLAAKRGDAAVLLAGQAIRAVALGVVVTALVQAVLGGIGLGISGVPYATLLTVVMIFSCLVQLGPLIVLVPCIVWLYWTGDTTWGTVLLVWSVVVGTMDNVIRPMLIRMGADLPMILILSGVIGGLVAFGMIGLFIGPVLLAVSWRLFDAWLHEVPPPSSDPEQVLEELAELEQNNYPKQ is encoded by the coding sequence ATGAACACGGTTCTTAAGCCACGGGATATTCCGCAAATACTGCTATCAGTGTTGTTTATTGCACTGATGATCATCGCTTGTTTATGGATTGTTCAGCCGTTTATTCTGGGCTTCGCCTGGGCATCAACTATCGTTATCGCCACCTGGCCGGTGTTGATTTGGCTCCAGCGCATCCTTTTTGGCCGCCGCTCACTTGCCGTGCTGGTCATGACGCTTCTGCTTTTTTTACTGTTTGTCATTCCTATCGCCCTACTGGTCAATAGTCTGGTGGATGGCAGTACGCCGCTGGTTCACGCCATTACCAGCGGAACGTTGACGCTGCCTGATTTTGCCTGGCTTAACAGTATTCCGTTTGCCGGCGCCAAGCTGTACAGCGGCTGGCACAGTCTGCTCGATATGGGCGGCAGCGCCTTAATGGCAAAAGTTCGCCCTTATCTTGGCACCACGACCACCTGGTTTGTCGGTCAGGCTGCACACGTCGGGCGTTTTCTGCTGCACAGCGGTTTGATGCTGCTCTTTAGCGCCCTGCTGTACTGGCAAGGTGAGAAAGTGGCCTTTGGGATGCGTTACTTCGCCACCCGTCTGGCCGCCAAACGGGGTGATGCCGCGGTGCTACTGGCAGGCCAGGCGATTCGCGCCGTGGCGCTGGGTGTGGTAGTAACAGCCCTTGTACAGGCCGTGCTCGGCGGGATTGGTCTGGGCATTTCAGGCGTACCTTACGCCACGCTGTTGACCGTGGTGATGATCTTCTCCTGCCTGGTGCAACTGGGGCCGCTTATCGTGCTGGTACCCTGCATTGTCTGGCTCTACTGGACGGGTGATACCACCTGGGGCACGGTGCTGCTGGTGTGGAGCGTGGTGGTCGGTACGATGGATAACGTAATACGTCCGATGTTGATTCGTATGGGTGCCGACTTGCCGATGATCCTGATCCTCTCAGGTGTTATTGGTGGTCTGGTGGCATTCGGGATGATTGGTCTGTTTATCGGCCCGGTATTGCTGGCCGTCTCCTGGCGTCTGTTTGATGCCTGGCTACATGAAGTTCCACCACCGTCTTCAGACCCGGAACAGGTTCTGGAGGAACTTGCCGAGCTGGAACAGAATAACTATCCGAAACAGTAA
- a CDS encoding glycoside hydrolase family 3 N-terminal domain-containing protein has product MTPIYKDPQRPIQERVTDLLARMTPEEKYAQMHAWWLVLSEDGQHRERTDMSDEFAGVSEQAALSERLKLGVGQITRPLGTHIVDAKTGVRAANRLQKMMMEETRLGIPALFHEECLVGLLCKDATLFPSSLNYGSTWDPELVKRAAQQIGEEARSTGCKQGLAPVLDVSRDVRWGRTEETFGEDPWLVGVMACAYVDGLQGEKRDVLATLKHYVGHSFSEGARNHAPVHLGFRELNDTFLLPFEMAVKRTHAGSVMPAYHDIDNQPGHSDNFLLTTVLRERWGFDGIVVADYGGVSLLHQHHGVAQDAAESAALAFNAGLDVELPKDDCARHLAEAVERGLITPAKIDEIVGRTLTEKFRLGLFEHPYTDENAISLQSDTTRQVAREVATQSITLLENRGVLPLAGKPRVAVVGPTADDPLALLSGYSFPVHLIISDMLEKTTQVTTPLAALCHYLGESQVRYAKGCHIIEQRMAGAPVFPGDSSGKPIQSSPVSHDLSLIPDAVLAAQNSDVIVACVGDLAGLFQSGTVGEGSDTDSLNLPGVQQQLLQALVDTGKPVVVVMTGGRPYNLQGLESKVAALMLAWAPGQEGGWAIADVLTGRAEPQGRLVVSVPKSAGAMPFYYNHKLKSGGTPFAFHFGALYPFGYGKGWGEFSYDEPQLAKPQVAIDGDITVSVTVKNTGEHSGSEVVQVYVRDVVASMVRPLQELKAFERVTLSPGEQKTLTFTLPVDMLNFTSYEGQRIVEPGEFELQIGNSSADIRGRVTVQVTGETRTLPSDWRMMSHCDVK; this is encoded by the coding sequence ATGACCCCGATTTACAAAGATCCCCAGCGCCCGATTCAGGAACGCGTAACCGATTTATTGGCGCGCATGACGCCAGAAGAAAAATATGCCCAGATGCACGCCTGGTGGCTGGTGTTATCTGAAGATGGTCAACACCGTGAACGCACGGATATGAGCGATGAATTTGCTGGCGTTAGCGAGCAGGCTGCGCTGAGTGAGCGGTTGAAACTGGGTGTCGGGCAGATTACCCGCCCGCTGGGAACGCATATTGTGGATGCAAAAACGGGTGTGCGCGCGGCTAACCGTCTGCAAAAAATGATGATGGAAGAGACGCGGTTGGGCATCCCGGCGCTGTTCCATGAGGAGTGTCTGGTTGGATTATTGTGTAAAGACGCGACGCTGTTTCCCTCGTCATTGAACTACGGTTCCACCTGGGATCCTGAACTGGTAAAACGTGCGGCGCAGCAAATTGGTGAAGAGGCGCGTTCTACCGGCTGCAAGCAGGGGCTGGCTCCTGTGCTGGATGTCTCCCGCGATGTGCGCTGGGGGCGTACAGAGGAGACGTTTGGCGAAGACCCGTGGCTGGTGGGGGTGATGGCCTGCGCTTATGTCGACGGATTACAAGGTGAGAAGCGTGATGTGCTGGCGACGCTCAAACATTATGTCGGTCATTCCTTTAGCGAAGGTGCGCGCAACCATGCACCGGTGCATCTGGGCTTCCGCGAACTCAATGACACCTTTTTACTGCCGTTTGAAATGGCGGTGAAACGGACGCATGCCGGTTCGGTGATGCCGGCCTATCACGATATTGATAATCAACCTGGACACAGCGACAACTTCTTATTGACCACGGTACTGCGCGAACGCTGGGGCTTTGATGGCATTGTAGTCGCGGATTATGGCGGCGTCAGTCTGCTGCATCAACACCACGGTGTCGCGCAGGATGCAGCGGAGTCGGCGGCGCTGGCCTTTAACGCCGGTCTGGATGTGGAATTGCCAAAAGATGACTGCGCTCGTCATCTGGCCGAAGCGGTTGAACGCGGTCTGATAACACCAGCGAAAATTGATGAAATTGTGGGGCGTACGCTAACAGAGAAATTCCGCCTTGGGCTGTTTGAACATCCTTATACCGATGAGAATGCGATTTCCCTGCAATCCGATACCACTCGCCAGGTGGCACGAGAAGTGGCAACACAGTCGATAACGCTACTGGAAAATCGCGGTGTGCTGCCGCTCGCCGGTAAACCACGCGTAGCAGTGGTGGGCCCTACGGCGGATGATCCTCTGGCGCTATTAAGCGGCTACAGCTTCCCGGTGCATTTGATAATCAGCGATATGCTGGAAAAAACGACCCAGGTGACGACACCGCTTGCGGCACTATGCCATTATCTTGGCGAGAGTCAGGTTCGCTATGCCAAAGGTTGCCATATCATCGAGCAGCGTATGGCAGGGGCACCGGTCTTCCCGGGTGATAGCTCAGGTAAACCGATACAGTCTTCACCGGTATCTCATGATCTCAGTCTGATTCCAGACGCCGTTCTTGCTGCACAAAACAGCGACGTTATTGTGGCCTGTGTGGGCGATCTTGCTGGTTTGTTCCAAAGCGGCACCGTGGGTGAAGGTTCTGATACCGATAGCCTTAATCTTCCGGGCGTACAGCAGCAACTGTTACAAGCGTTGGTGGACACCGGCAAACCGGTCGTGGTCGTGATGACCGGCGGGCGTCCCTATAATCTACAAGGACTTGAGTCCAAAGTGGCGGCGTTGATGCTGGCCTGGGCACCTGGTCAGGAAGGCGGCTGGGCGATTGCCGATGTATTGACCGGTCGCGCTGAACCACAGGGAAGGCTGGTCGTCAGCGTACCGAAGAGCGCAGGTGCAATGCCGTTTTACTACAACCATAAGCTAAAAAGCGGCGGCACGCCGTTTGCCTTCCACTTCGGCGCACTGTACCCGTTTGGCTACGGCAAAGGTTGGGGGGAGTTTAGCTACGATGAGCCGCAGCTCGCGAAGCCTCAGGTGGCTATCGACGGGGACATCACCGTTAGCGTAACGGTTAAAAATACCGGTGAGCACAGCGGTAGTGAAGTGGTGCAGGTTTATGTACGCGATGTCGTGGCTTCCATGGTGCGTCCGTTGCAGGAGCTTAAAGCCTTTGAGCGCGTAACCTTGTCTCCCGGTGAGCAGAAAACGCTGACCTTCACCCTGCCAGTCGATATGCTGAACTTTACCAGCTATGAAGGGCAGCGCATTGTCGAACCCGGTGAATTTGAACTGCAGATAGGTAACTCATCGGCGGATATTCGCGGGCGCGTTACGGTACAGGTGACCGGTGAAACCCGCACGCTGCCGTCAGACTGGCGAATGATGAGTCACTGTGACGTGAAATAA
- a CDS encoding FAD-binding and (Fe-S)-binding domain-containing protein: MIPLISQAPGEIPLVLNYLKALEQQGFTGDTATRYADRLTMATDNSIYQLLPDAVVFPRSTADVALLSRIATEERFQSLIFTPRGGGTGTNGQALNQGIIIDMSRYMNRIIEINPEEGWVRVEAGVIKDQLNQYLKPYGYFFAPELSTSNRATLGGMINTDASGQGSLVYGKTSDHVLGVRAVLMGGDILDTQPVPVTLAEMLAKEQSAAGRIYRTVFERCRDNRQLIIDKFPKLNRFLTGYDLRHVFNDDMSEFDLTRILTGSEGTLAFITEARLDITRLPKVRRLVNIKYDSFDSALRNAPFMVEARAMSVETVDSKVLNLAREDIVWHSVSELITDVADKEMLGLNIVEFAGDDDALIESQVVALCHRLDELIAGQEGGVIGWQRCNELDGIERIYAMRKKAVGLLGNAKGAAKPIPFAEDTCVPPEHLADYIVEFRALLDSHGLSYGMFGHVDAGVLHVRPALDMCDPQQEILMKKISDDVVALTAKYGGLLWGEHGKGFRAEYSPAFFGEQLYSELRKVKAAFDPNNRLNPGKICPPEGVDAPMMKVDAVKRGTYDRQIPIAVRASWRGAMECNGNGLCFNFDVKSPMCPSMKITNNRMHSPKGRATLVREWLRLLADRGVDPEQLEKELPEKRASLRTLVERTRNSWHARKGEYDFSHEVKEAMSGCLACKACSTQCPIKIDVPEFRSRFLQLYHTRYLRPVRDHLVATVESYAPLMARAPKTFNFFMSQPWVRKLSEKHIGMVDLPMLSAPSLQKQMVTHRSANLTLEQLETLTPEQKAQTVLVVQDPFTSYYDAQVVADFVRLIDKLGYQPVLLPFSPNGKAQHIKGFVNRFTKTAQKTSDYLNRVAALGMPMVGVDPALVLCYRDEYKQVLGDKRGDFNVMLVHEWLPQVLENTQGSQPAGEPWYLFGHCTEVTALPTATKQWASIFACLGATLENVSVGCCGMAGTYGHEVKNHSNSLGIYELSWHQAMQRLPRNRCLATGYSCRSQVKRVEGNGVRHPLQALLEMMG; the protein is encoded by the coding sequence ATGATCCCACTGATTTCCCAGGCACCCGGCGAAATACCGCTGGTATTGAATTATTTAAAAGCACTGGAGCAACAAGGCTTTACCGGCGATACGGCCACGCGCTATGCCGATAGGCTGACGATGGCGACGGATAACAGTATCTATCAGCTTCTTCCCGATGCGGTAGTCTTTCCACGCTCTACGGCCGATGTCGCGCTGTTGTCGCGTATTGCCACGGAAGAACGCTTCCAGTCCCTGATCTTCACGCCGCGCGGCGGCGGTACTGGCACCAACGGCCAGGCGCTGAATCAGGGCATTATCATTGATATGTCCCGTTATATGAATCGCATCATCGAAATTAACCCGGAAGAGGGTTGGGTGCGCGTTGAAGCGGGCGTTATCAAGGATCAACTGAACCAGTATTTAAAACCCTACGGCTACTTTTTTGCCCCTGAGCTGTCGACCAGTAATCGTGCGACGCTGGGGGGAATGATCAACACCGATGCTTCTGGACAGGGCTCGTTGGTGTATGGCAAAACATCAGACCACGTCCTGGGTGTACGGGCTGTTTTGATGGGGGGCGATATCCTCGATACCCAGCCGGTGCCTGTGACGCTTGCGGAAATGCTGGCTAAAGAACAGTCGGCGGCGGGGCGAATTTACCGTACCGTTTTTGAACGCTGCCGTGACAATCGCCAACTGATAATCGACAAGTTCCCAAAACTTAACCGCTTCCTGACCGGTTATGACCTTCGCCATGTCTTTAATGACGATATGTCCGAGTTTGACCTCACGCGCATTCTGACCGGCTCCGAAGGGACGCTGGCCTTTATCACGGAAGCGCGTCTGGATATCACGCGCTTGCCGAAGGTGCGTCGGTTGGTCAATATCAAATACGACTCCTTTGACTCCGCGCTGCGTAATGCGCCGTTTATGGTCGAAGCGCGCGCGATGTCGGTAGAAACCGTGGATTCGAAGGTGCTGAACCTGGCGCGGGAAGACATTGTCTGGCATTCGGTCAGTGAACTGATTACCGATGTCGCGGATAAAGAGATGCTGGGACTCAATATTGTTGAATTCGCCGGTGACGACGATGCGCTGATTGAGAGTCAGGTTGTGGCGTTGTGTCATCGTCTTGATGAACTGATTGCCGGGCAGGAAGGCGGTGTGATCGGCTGGCAGCGCTGCAATGAACTTGACGGTATCGAACGAATTTATGCGATGCGTAAAAAAGCGGTCGGTCTGTTGGGCAATGCTAAAGGCGCTGCGAAACCGATCCCCTTTGCGGAAGATACCTGCGTGCCGCCGGAGCATCTGGCGGACTACATCGTGGAATTCCGCGCGCTACTTGATAGCCACGGCCTGAGCTACGGAATGTTCGGCCACGTTGATGCGGGCGTGTTGCACGTCCGTCCGGCACTGGATATGTGCGATCCGCAGCAGGAGATTCTGATGAAAAAGATCTCCGACGATGTGGTGGCGCTAACCGCTAAATACGGTGGTCTACTGTGGGGTGAGCACGGCAAAGGTTTCCGCGCCGAGTACAGCCCGGCGTTTTTCGGCGAGCAGTTGTATAGCGAGCTGCGTAAAGTCAAAGCGGCATTCGATCCGAACAACCGCCTGAACCCGGGGAAAATTTGTCCACCGGAAGGCGTCGACGCGCCGATGATGAAGGTGGATGCGGTCAAACGCGGCACCTACGACCGGCAAATTCCTATCGCGGTACGCGCATCCTGGCGCGGAGCGATGGAGTGTAATGGTAACGGTCTGTGCTTTAACTTTGATGTGAAAAGCCCGATGTGCCCGTCGATGAAGATCACCAATAATCGTATGCATTCACCGAAAGGTCGCGCCACGCTGGTGCGTGAATGGCTGCGCCTGCTGGCGGATCGCGGCGTAGATCCAGAGCAACTGGAAAAAGAGTTGCCGGAAAAACGTGCGAGCCTGCGTACGTTGGTGGAACGTACACGCAATAGCTGGCATGCCCGCAAGGGCGAATATGATTTCTCGCATGAAGTCAAAGAGGCGATGTCCGGCTGCCTGGCCTGTAAAGCCTGCTCTACCCAATGCCCGATTAAAATTGATGTGCCGGAATTCCGTTCTCGTTTCTTGCAGCTGTATCACACCCGCTATTTACGCCCCGTGCGCGATCATCTGGTGGCAACGGTCGAGAGCTATGCGCCATTGATGGCGCGAGCGCCTAAGACCTTCAACTTCTTTATGAGCCAACCGTGGGTTCGCAAGCTGTCTGAAAAACACATTGGCATGGTTGATTTACCGATGCTGTCCGCGCCGTCTTTGCAAAAACAGATGGTGACGCACCGCTCGGCAAACCTCACGCTTGAACAGCTGGAAACGCTGACCCCGGAGCAAAAGGCGCAGACTGTGCTGGTGGTGCAGGATCCGTTTACCAGCTATTACGATGCGCAGGTGGTAGCAGATTTTGTCCGTCTTATCGACAAACTGGGTTATCAGCCGGTGCTGTTACCGTTCTCGCCGAACGGCAAAGCGCAGCATATCAAAGGCTTCGTCAATCGTTTTACAAAAACGGCGCAGAAAACGTCAGATTATCTGAACCGGGTGGCTGCGTTAGGAATGCCGATGGTGGGGGTCGATCCGGCGCTGGTGCTGTGTTATCGCGATGAATATAAGCAGGTTCTGGGCGATAAACGTGGCGATTTCAACGTGATGCTGGTTCATGAGTGGTTGCCGCAGGTGCTGGAAAATACACAGGGTTCGCAACCTGCTGGCGAGCCATGGTATCTGTTTGGTCACTGTACGGAGGTGACGGCGCTGCCAACGGCGACAAAACAGTGGGCATCCATTTTTGCCTGCCTTGGGGCAACGCTTGAGAATGTCAGTGTAGGTTGTTGTGGCATGGCCGGTACCTACGGTCATGAAGTGAAAAATCATTCGAATTCGTTGGGAATTTACGAGCTTTCCTGGCATCAGGCGATGCAGCGGTTGCCGCGTAATCGCTGTCTGGCGACGGGCTATTCCTGCCGTAGTCAGGTGAAGCGGGTTGAGGGTAACGGCGTTCGCCATCCATTGCAGGCTTTACTGGAGATGATGGGATGA
- the ppsA gene encoding phosphoenolpyruvate synthase: protein MSNNGSSPLVLWYNQLGMNDVDRVGGKNASLGEMITNLSGMGVSVPNGFATTADAFNQFLDQSGVNQQIYQLLDDTDIDDVTALAKAGAQIRQWIIDTPFQSELEQAIHEAYDQLAADNANASFAVRSSATAEDMPDASFAGQQETFLNVHGFDAVLVAVKHVFASLFNDRAISYRVHQGYDHRGVALSAGVQLMVRSDLASSGVLFSIDTESGFDQVVFITSAWGLGEMVVQGAVNPDEFYVHKPTLAAGRPSIVRRTMGSKKIRMVYAPTQEHGKQVRIEDVPQAQRDIFSLTDDEIQELAKQAVQIEKHYGRPMDIEWAKDGHTGKLYIVQARPETVRSRGQVMERYTLHSQGRIVSEGRAIGHRIGAGSVKVIHDISEMNRIQPGDVLVTDMTDPDWEPIMKKAAAIVTNRGGRTCHAAIIARELGIPAVVGCGDATERMKDDEKVTVSCAEGDTGYVYADLLDFSVNSSTVDTMPDLPLKIMMNVGNPDRAFDFACLPNEGVGLARLEFIINRMIGVHPRALLEFDDQEPKLQNEIREMMKGFDSPKEFYVGRLTEGIATLGAAFYPKRVIVRLSDFKSNEYANLVGGTRYEPEEENPMLGFRGAGRYVADSFRDCFALECDAVKRVRNEMGLTNVEIMVPFVRTVEQAKAVVDELARQGLKRGENGLKIIMMCEIPSNALLAEQFLEHFDGFSIGSNDMTQLALGLDRDSGVVSALFDERNEAVKALLSMAIRAAKKQGKYVGICGQGPSDHEDFAAWLMEEGIDSLSLNPDTVVQTWLSLAELNK from the coding sequence ATGTCCAACAATGGCTCGTCACCGCTGGTGCTTTGGTATAACCAACTCGGCATGAATGATGTAGACAGAGTTGGAGGCAAAAATGCCTCCTTGGGTGAAATGATTACGAATCTCTCCGGAATGGGTGTTTCTGTCCCTAACGGATTTGCCACCACCGCCGATGCGTTTAATCAATTCCTCGACCAGAGCGGCGTGAACCAGCAGATTTATCAACTGTTGGATGACACCGATATTGACGATGTTACCGCCCTGGCGAAAGCCGGCGCCCAGATCCGTCAGTGGATTATCGACACTCCTTTCCAGAGCGAACTGGAACAGGCTATTCATGAAGCGTATGACCAGTTGGCTGCGGATAACGCCAATGCCTCTTTTGCCGTGCGCTCATCCGCAACCGCAGAAGATATGCCAGACGCGTCTTTCGCCGGGCAGCAGGAGACCTTCCTCAATGTCCACGGCTTTGACGCCGTACTGGTTGCGGTGAAGCACGTATTTGCTTCATTGTTTAATGACCGCGCTATCTCTTATCGCGTTCACCAGGGCTACGATCACCGTGGCGTCGCGCTCTCTGCGGGCGTACAACTGATGGTCCGTTCTGACCTGGCCTCTTCCGGCGTACTGTTCTCTATCGATACCGAATCTGGCTTCGACCAGGTGGTATTTATCACCTCCGCGTGGGGCTTAGGTGAGATGGTGGTGCAGGGCGCAGTGAACCCTGATGAGTTCTACGTGCACAAACCGACGCTGGCGGCAGGACGTCCGTCCATCGTGCGCCGTACCATGGGTTCGAAAAAAATCCGTATGGTCTATGCGCCGACTCAGGAACACGGGAAGCAGGTACGTATCGAAGATGTGCCGCAAGCACAGCGTGATATCTTCTCGTTGACCGACGACGAAATACAAGAGTTGGCGAAGCAGGCTGTGCAGATTGAAAAACACTACGGTCGTCCGATGGACATCGAGTGGGCGAAAGACGGTCACACCGGCAAACTGTATATCGTCCAGGCGCGCCCGGAAACCGTGCGTTCGCGTGGACAGGTGATGGAGCGTTACACGCTGCATTCACAAGGCCGCATTGTGTCCGAAGGCCGAGCCATCGGTCACCGTATTGGTGCCGGTAGCGTGAAGGTGATTCATGACATCAGTGAAATGAATCGTATCCAGCCGGGCGATGTGCTAGTTACCGACATGACCGACCCGGATTGGGAACCGATCATGAAAAAAGCGGCGGCGATTGTCACCAACCGTGGCGGTCGAACCTGCCATGCGGCGATTATCGCGCGTGAACTGGGCATCCCGGCCGTTGTCGGCTGTGGTGATGCCACTGAGCGTATGAAAGATGACGAAAAAGTCACTGTGTCTTGTGCTGAAGGCGACACTGGCTACGTTTATGCTGACTTGCTGGACTTCAGCGTCAACAGCTCCACCGTGGATACCATGCCGGATCTGCCGCTGAAAATCATGATGAACGTCGGTAACCCTGACCGTGCATTTGATTTTGCCTGCCTACCGAATGAAGGCGTGGGTCTGGCGCGTCTGGAATTTATCATTAACCGTATGATTGGCGTTCACCCGCGTGCGTTGCTGGAATTTGATGACCAGGAACCGAAGCTGCAAAACGAAATCCGTGAAATGATGAAAGGTTTTGACTCGCCGAAAGAGTTTTACGTTGGCCGTCTGACCGAAGGGATCGCGACGCTGGGCGCCGCATTCTATCCAAAACGCGTGATTGTCCGTCTTTCTGACTTTAAATCTAACGAGTATGCCAACCTGGTGGGCGGTACACGTTATGAACCGGAAGAAGAAAACCCAATGCTCGGCTTCCGTGGCGCGGGTCGTTACGTTGCTGACAGTTTCCGCGATTGCTTTGCGCTGGAGTGCGATGCGGTGAAACGCGTTCGTAACGAGATGGGACTGACCAACGTTGAGATCATGGTGCCGTTTGTCCGTACCGTTGAGCAGGCGAAAGCGGTAGTGGATGAACTGGCGCGTCAGGGGCTTAAGCGTGGAGAAAACGGGCTGAAGATCATCATGATGTGTGAGATTCCGTCCAATGCCTTGCTGGCAGAACAGTTCCTTGAACATTTCGATGGTTTCTCTATCGGTTCGAACGATATGACGCAGCTGGCGCTGGGTCTTGATCGAGACTCCGGTGTGGTTTCTGCACTGTTTGATGAACGCAATGAGGCGGTGAAAGCACTGCTGTCCATGGCGATTCGCGCGGCGAAGAAACAGGGTAAATACGTGGGCATTTGTGGTCAGGGACCGTCCGACCATGAAGACTTTGCGGCCTGGTTGATGGAAGAAGGGATCGACAGTCTGTCACTGAACCCGGACACCGTCGTACAAACCTGGCTGAGCCTGGCCGAACTGAATAAATAA
- the menI gene encoding 1,4-dihydroxy-2-naphthoyl-CoA hydrolase, whose translation MIWKRQATLEALNAMGEGNMVGLLDIQFDRIAEDSLEATMPVDSRTHQPFGLLHGGASVVLAETLGSVAGYLCTEGEDRVVGLEVNANHIRSARSGRVRGVCKALHAGRRHQVWQIEIFDEQGRLCCSSRLTTAVVS comes from the coding sequence ATGATCTGGAAACGACAAGCGACGCTTGAGGCTCTGAATGCGATGGGTGAAGGCAATATGGTTGGCCTGCTGGATATTCAGTTTGACCGTATTGCCGAGGATTCGCTGGAGGCAACTATGCCGGTCGATAGCCGCACGCATCAACCTTTCGGCCTGCTGCACGGTGGGGCATCGGTGGTGCTGGCGGAGACCCTGGGTTCGGTGGCTGGATATTTGTGTACCGAGGGTGAAGACAGGGTGGTTGGGCTTGAGGTTAACGCGAACCATATCCGCTCTGCACGCAGCGGGCGAGTACGGGGTGTTTGCAAGGCGTTGCACGCCGGGCGTCGGCACCAGGTCTGGCAGATTGAGATCTTCGATGAGCAGGGGCGTTTATGCTGTTCATCGCGGCTTACCACCGCCGTTGTGAGTTAG